A genome region from Chloroflexota bacterium includes the following:
- a CDS encoding 2-(1,2-epoxy-1,2-dihydrophenyl)acetyl-CoA isomerase, which produces MAESKTVLQEFEDGVLRLTLNRPALANAFNHEMNTALQKALREAARDAAVRSVLLTGAGSAFSSGQDLGEMKQAQGKVSYRQHLQQTYNPLILQLRQIEKPVVVALQGAVAGAALGIALACDLRIAAEGTQFTVGFLGIGLAPDSGVSLLLPAVVGLGIASELTFTNKPFDARQALGWNLVNRVVPAGELPAQSMALARELAQGPQQIIGLTKRAFNQAIFPNLESVLDYEAHIQAIAQHSADHREGVQAFLEKRKANFTR; this is translated from the coding sequence ATGGCAGAATCAAAGACGGTATTGCAGGAATTTGAAGATGGTGTGCTGCGGCTGACGCTCAATCGGCCTGCGCTTGCGAATGCTTTTAATCACGAAATGAATACTGCCTTGCAGAAGGCGCTACGGGAAGCCGCTCGCGATGCGGCTGTGCGCAGTGTTTTGCTAACAGGGGCTGGTTCTGCATTTAGCTCCGGGCAAGATTTGGGCGAAATGAAACAGGCTCAGGGGAAAGTATCGTATCGTCAGCATTTACAACAAACCTATAACCCATTGATCTTGCAGTTACGGCAGATTGAAAAACCGGTTGTTGTTGCCCTGCAGGGGGCCGTCGCCGGGGCAGCATTGGGTATAGCTCTGGCCTGTGACTTGCGCATTGCTGCCGAAGGGACGCAATTTACTGTGGGTTTCCTGGGCATTGGTTTGGCGCCCGATTCAGGAGTCTCACTATTGCTTCCGGCGGTTGTTGGTTTGGGGATTGCGAGTGAGTTGACGTTCACAAATAAACCCTTTGATGCGCGCCAGGCTCTGGGGTGGAATCTGGTCAACCGCGTGGTGCCAGCCGGAGAGTTGCCTGCGCAAAGCATGGCGCTGGCGCGAGAATTGGCGCAGGGGCCACAGCAAATCATTGGCCTGACCAAACGCGCTTTCAATCAGGCCATTTTTCCGAATTTGGAATCTGTACTCGATTACGAAGCCCATATTCAGGCGATTGCGCAGCATAGCGCGGATCATCGGGAGGGCGTTCAGGCCTTTTTGGAAAAACGCAAGGCAAACTTCACTCGGTGA
- a CDS encoding DUF429 domain-containing protein, translating to MQNATIFIGIVPKAPTRSLVYAALDFEQKVITLDQGNLEAVLAFAEGQERAIAAICGPLRPNQGRMKLEAVRQALKPVPPPGRWTNDRVAEYLLRQHNLRVARIPADADSCPSWMKTSFELCNRLTAAGYQNFGTSDAQRQFMEVHPEAAYTALIEKKPFPKTSLEGRVQRQLILYDGGLEIDDPMRVFEEITRYRLKQGVLPLEGLYQASELEALMAAFTAWLFFMHPEQISIYGDSAEGQIVLPVAGLKKKYP from the coding sequence ATGCAAAACGCAACAATTTTCATTGGAATCGTCCCCAAAGCACCCACACGGTCATTGGTCTATGCCGCGCTGGATTTCGAGCAAAAGGTAATCACTTTGGATCAGGGCAATCTGGAGGCTGTACTTGCCTTTGCTGAGGGGCAGGAACGCGCCATCGCGGCGATTTGCGGGCCGCTGCGCCCAAATCAGGGGCGGATGAAGCTCGAAGCTGTGCGTCAAGCTCTGAAGCCGGTACCGCCCCCAGGGCGTTGGACGAATGATCGCGTAGCCGAATATTTGTTGCGACAACATAATTTGCGCGTGGCGCGCATCCCCGCAGATGCAGATTCATGCCCTTCGTGGATGAAAACCAGCTTTGAGCTGTGCAACCGTCTAACCGCTGCCGGGTATCAGAATTTTGGCACATCCGACGCACAACGCCAATTTATGGAAGTCCATCCCGAGGCAGCCTACACCGCACTAATCGAAAAAAAGCCTTTCCCCAAAACATCTCTGGAGGGGCGCGTGCAACGCCAGTTGATCCTGTACGATGGTGGTTTAGAGATTGACGACCCGATGCGCGTTTTCGAGGAGATCACACGTTATCGTCTGAAACAAGGCGTACTCCCTTTGGAAGGACTCTACCAGGCCAGCGAACTGGAGGCCCTGATGGCTGCTTTCACCGCCTGGCTATTTTTTATGCACCCCGAACAAATCTCCATATATGGAGATTCTGCCGAAGGACAAATCGTTTTGCCAGTTGCGGGGTTAAAGAAGAAGTACCCCTAG
- a CDS encoding diacylglycerol kinase family lipid kinase: MPPYKTKIILNPNADRGNAWRQASDLRPIVEEFGGADWAGTVYPTHAVKLAEQAALEGYELIISVGGDGTIHEVINGVMRVPAEKRPRIGVVPMGSGNDFAHAVGMQDNPALALRQIFTGTPRRTDLAVVTDEHGRREYIDNTLGAGFNATVTIRSRTLPSFLRGFIVYFTAVVQTIILNHDAAHIQFRSDQQEWEDDILMLGICNGPREGGGFRVAPDSVNNDGVLNYVAISKVSRPMMFRLLPEVMNGTHGNFKQVRLETLKQAKITSDRPLNIHIDGEIFAGFGTDVRQLDFELVPGAIEVVV, from the coding sequence ATGCCACCCTATAAAACGAAAATTATTCTCAACCCCAACGCCGATCGCGGCAATGCCTGGCGTCAGGCATCGGATTTGCGCCCCATCGTTGAAGAATTCGGCGGCGCCGATTGGGCTGGAACCGTATACCCTACACATGCGGTTAAATTAGCCGAACAGGCCGCGCTGGAAGGCTACGAGCTGATCATCAGCGTGGGCGGCGATGGCACGATTCACGAAGTCATCAACGGGGTCATGCGTGTGCCTGCTGAAAAACGCCCACGCATCGGGGTGGTCCCGATGGGTTCGGGCAACGACTTCGCCCACGCCGTGGGGATGCAGGATAACCCGGCCCTGGCATTGCGGCAAATTTTCACCGGAACACCGCGCCGCACAGACTTAGCTGTGGTGACTGATGAACATGGCCGCCGTGAGTATATTGACAATACACTAGGGGCGGGTTTCAACGCCACCGTTACCATCCGCTCGCGCACATTGCCTTCTTTCTTGCGCGGATTTATCGTCTATTTTACTGCGGTGGTGCAAACGATTATTCTCAATCATGATGCTGCACATATCCAATTCCGCAGTGACCAGCAAGAATGGGAAGATGATATTCTGATGCTGGGCATCTGCAACGGGCCGCGCGAGGGGGGCGGATTTAGGGTGGCGCCCGACTCCGTCAACAACGATGGGGTGCTCAATTATGTCGCCATTTCCAAAGTTTCCCGCCCGATGATGTTCCGCCTGCTACCCGAGGTGATGAATGGAACGCATGGAAACTTCAAACAAGTGCGCCTTGAAACCCTGAAACAAGCCAAAATCACCTCTGACCGCCCGCTCAATATCCATATTGATGGCGAAATCTTCGCCGGGTTCGGTACCGATGTACGCCAACTGGATTTTGAACTTGTGCCGGGGGCGATTGAAGTTGTTGTATAA
- a CDS encoding adenylate/guanylate cyclase domain-containing protein translates to MTKYSPTYPMVIFPRWQRNAAFQRLQKNPHAAKDVTHFQKFIRQAQDYELYRVNPRYIAQQLGWAETQTLDFLILAVGEGLLAFEWEVYCPACGALLQRTHEFQHLESHQNCEMCHNEAEIRLDEEITPRVSAQNRLRKLHPARRNQANFHAQVDETLGRLPALHLVNRSLFREKLGVQVLPDNYSLGVQHLAVFFSDLKASTQLYQTLGDAAAYQLVRQHFEIVFDAVERHGGAAVKTIGDGVMGTFFDNASALRGVLESVRGIQQLNRRTALNDEQQLRLKVGLNAGPCIVVTLNNRLDYFGSTVNIAARLSDLAKGDDIWLAQSILDDPATRQIVEENPCDPNEKLQLRGIHKAIEVCRIYP, encoded by the coding sequence ATGACGAAATATTCCCCAACCTATCCGATGGTAATTTTCCCGCGTTGGCAGCGTAACGCCGCATTTCAACGCCTGCAGAAAAATCCGCACGCGGCCAAAGATGTCACCCACTTTCAAAAATTTATCCGGCAGGCGCAAGATTACGAGCTTTATCGCGTTAATCCGCGCTATATAGCGCAGCAATTGGGCTGGGCAGAAACGCAAACCCTGGATTTTCTGATTTTGGCTGTCGGTGAGGGGTTACTGGCCTTCGAGTGGGAAGTCTACTGCCCGGCGTGTGGCGCGCTGCTGCAACGCACGCATGAATTCCAGCATTTAGAATCACACCAAAACTGCGAGATGTGCCACAACGAAGCCGAAATTCGCCTGGATGAAGAGATTACCCCGCGAGTCAGCGCTCAAAACAGGCTACGGAAATTGCACCCCGCACGCCGTAACCAGGCCAATTTTCACGCTCAGGTCGATGAAACTCTCGGAAGATTGCCAGCACTCCATCTCGTCAATCGATCTCTGTTTCGTGAAAAATTAGGCGTGCAAGTGCTACCCGATAATTATTCGCTGGGCGTGCAGCATCTGGCTGTCTTTTTCTCCGACTTGAAAGCCTCGACACAGTTGTACCAAACTCTGGGCGATGCGGCAGCCTATCAATTGGTGCGTCAGCATTTTGAGATTGTCTTCGACGCGGTCGAACGCCACGGCGGAGCCGCAGTCAAGACGATTGGCGATGGTGTGATGGGAACTTTTTTCGATAACGCTTCAGCCCTACGGGGTGTATTGGAAAGCGTGCGCGGGATTCAGCAACTCAACCGGCGGACTGCGCTAAACGATGAGCAGCAGCTACGCCTGAAAGTTGGGCTGAATGCCGGGCCGTGCATAGTGGTCACACTCAACAACCGTCTGGATTATTTCGGCAGCACAGTCAACATCGCCGCCCGGTTGAGTGATCTGGCCAAGGGCGATGATATTTGGCTGGCGCAATCTATTTTGGATGATCCAGCAACGCGGCAGATTGTTGAAGAGAATCCCTGTGATCCCAATGAGAAGCTTCAATTACGTGGTATCCACAAAGCAATTGAAGTTTGCAGAATATATCCTTGA
- a CDS encoding class I SAM-dependent methyltransferase, which translates to MNPVTVQKLLQLNQQFYQTFAGDFSATRGRLQPGVLRVLETISSQDTILDLGCGNGELGRELARRGHQGNYLGLDFSPELLDAARAGVQEFPNIAYAQANIADISTWDFALMDVGRRTADRNLHPLTFNRILSFAALHHIPGREQHLQILNQVHALLPPGGRFIHSNWQFLNSPRLKARIQPWAEIGLSPDDLDPGDYLLDWRRGGYGLRYVHHFGAAELHALAAETGFQMLDSFYSDGQEGNLGLYQVWKRI; encoded by the coding sequence ATGAATCCTGTTACCGTTCAAAAACTGCTTCAACTCAACCAGCAATTTTACCAGACCTTCGCGGGAGATTTCTCGGCTACCCGCGGACGTTTGCAGCCCGGCGTGCTGCGTGTGCTGGAAACGATCTCATCTCAGGATACTATTCTGGATTTGGGTTGTGGAAACGGCGAATTGGGGCGTGAACTGGCCCGCAGAGGGCACCAAGGCAACTACCTGGGTCTGGATTTTAGCCCGGAACTTCTGGACGCAGCCCGCGCCGGGGTGCAGGAATTCCCCAACATTGCCTACGCCCAGGCGAATATCGCCGACATAAGTACCTGGGATTTCGCCTTGATGGACGTCGGACGACGAACGGCGGACAGAAACCTTCACCCTTTAACCTTCAACCGGATACTTTCCTTCGCCGCCCTGCATCACATCCCCGGGCGCGAACAACACCTGCAAATTCTGAACCAGGTTCATGCTTTACTCCCTCCTGGCGGGCGATTCATCCACTCGAACTGGCAATTTCTCAACAGTCCGCGCCTGAAAGCGCGCATCCAGCCCTGGGCCGAGATTGGCCTTTCGCCCGATGACCTGGACCCCGGCGACTATCTGCTCGATTGGCGGCGCGGCGGCTACGGTCTGCGCTATGTGCATCATTTTGGCGCGGCAGAACTACACGCCCTGGCCGCTGAAACTGGCTTCCAGATGCTGGATTCATTCTACTCTGATGGGCAGGAGGGAAATTTAGGCTTGTATCAGGTTTGGAAAAGAATTTAA
- a CDS encoding tRNA uridine(34) 5-carboxymethylaminomethyl modification radical SAM/GNAT enzyme Elp3, whose protein sequence is MNKNDQAWYAAREITPHKRDLARRALEDIRSGSKVLDALRHNPLPDGKGFLNKSALVAVYRDLVARGEWQKDPGLLAKIRLKPMRTLSGVTTVTVLTKPYPCPGKCIFCPTDIRMPKSYLPDEPGAMRALHHEFDPYEQVTARIEALHAVGHPTDKIELLVLGGTWSSYRKDYQEWFIKRCFEALNKREFDTLAEAQTFNETAEHRNVGLVVETRPDHVTRKELVWLRTLGVTKVQIGVQSMDDRILELNQRGHTAAEARAAFALLRAAGFKIVAHWMPNLLGATPASDYEDFAHLWDGLNPDELKIYPTQLLANAELYEYWQRGEYTPYETDELIKLIADVKTSIPRYCRVNRIIRDIPSTNVVEGNRRTSLRMDVQQELKRRDKVCQCVRCREVRGQDVQNAALRLDDLIYKADSAEEHFLSYVTPNDKLAGFLRLSLPQPDAPPTSLSDLKTAAIIREVHVYGQSLRMGQEDEGAAQHSGLGTELLEEAAKIARTRGYQRLAVISAVGTRQYYLTRGFQRGELYLVRNLVTDS, encoded by the coding sequence GTGAATAAAAACGATCAAGCCTGGTACGCCGCCCGTGAAATCACCCCGCATAAGCGGGATTTGGCGCGCCGCGCCCTGGAAGATATTCGCAGTGGCAGTAAAGTTCTCGACGCGCTACGACACAATCCGCTACCGGATGGCAAGGGTTTTTTGAATAAATCGGCGCTGGTAGCTGTATACCGCGATCTGGTAGCGCGCGGCGAATGGCAAAAAGACCCTGGTCTCTTAGCAAAAATCCGCCTGAAGCCTATGCGCACGCTCTCGGGCGTAACTACGGTGACGGTACTAACCAAGCCCTACCCCTGTCCCGGCAAGTGTATTTTTTGCCCTACCGATATACGCATGCCCAAAAGCTATTTGCCTGATGAACCGGGGGCGATGCGCGCCCTGCATCACGAATTTGACCCCTACGAGCAGGTAACTGCGCGCATCGAAGCCCTGCACGCCGTAGGGCATCCCACCGACAAGATCGAGTTACTTGTACTGGGCGGCACATGGAGTTCCTACCGCAAAGATTATCAGGAATGGTTCATCAAACGCTGCTTTGAAGCGCTCAACAAGCGCGAATTTGACACCCTGGCTGAGGCGCAAACTTTCAACGAGACTGCCGAGCATCGCAATGTTGGCCTGGTGGTAGAAACACGCCCCGACCACGTCACCCGCAAAGAGTTGGTCTGGCTGCGCACGCTTGGAGTCACAAAAGTTCAGATCGGCGTGCAAAGTATGGATGACCGCATTCTGGAACTCAACCAGCGCGGACATACGGCCGCTGAAGCGCGGGCGGCTTTTGCGCTGTTGCGCGCGGCGGGCTTCAAAATTGTAGCTCACTGGATGCCCAATCTGCTCGGTGCGACACCCGCATCGGATTATGAAGATTTCGCGCATCTGTGGGATGGCCTAAACCCCGATGAACTCAAAATTTACCCTACGCAACTACTCGCCAACGCCGAGTTATATGAATACTGGCAGCGCGGCGAGTACACCCCCTACGAAACCGACGAACTCATCAAGTTGATTGCAGATGTAAAAACCAGCATCCCGCGCTACTGCCGCGTCAACCGCATTATCCGCGATATTCCCTCCACCAATGTCGTGGAGGGCAACCGCCGCACCAGTTTGCGCATGGATGTTCAGCAGGAATTGAAGCGCCGTGATAAGGTTTGTCAATGCGTGCGCTGCCGCGAAGTGCGCGGGCAGGATGTTCAAAACGCGGCTCTGAGGCTGGATGATCTGATCTACAAAGCCGATTCTGCCGAGGAACATTTTCTCTCTTATGTGACCCCGAACGATAAGCTGGCCGGCTTCCTGAGGCTTTCTCTGCCCCAACCCGATGCACCCCCGACCAGCCTGAGCGATCTCAAAACCGCGGCTATCATCCGTGAGGTGCATGTCTATGGGCAATCGTTGCGTATGGGTCAGGAGGATGAAGGCGCAGCCCAACACAGCGGATTAGGCACAGAACTACTCGAAGAAGCAGCAAAAATCGCACGGACGCGAGGCTACCAACGTCTGGCTGTCATTTCGGCTGTTGGCACACGCCAGTATTATTTGACACGCGGCTTCCAACGCGGTGAACTTTATTTGGTTCGAAACCTGGTCACAGATTCATGA